TGCCGTTTAAATCCGATAGACATAATTCTTCAGCATctgtttattatcattacaacTATTCGCTCGGCAAATAActaacatataattattaaacaaacaacAGTACTCACTCATTTATCTTAACACTGCCAAGTTCTTTTTGTGTTTTAGCTTGGTCATCAATTATTTGAGCTTCATAAACTTTCATTATTTCCGGACTCGCCCAACGTGATGAATCTGAGGAAAATATTCTGATAATTCCGTCCGATGAACCCGAAACGATGTCACCATTCGGCAGCAACTCAACGCACCAAACTGACGTGGTTGGTACCATTATCGTTTGATCAACTTTCCCATTTTTCCAAACTCTTATTGATTTGTCTTCGCTCGAGCTCACAACGAGACTACCGTCAAAGGTCGCTGAAATACTATAGATATAGTTCTCATGTCCATAGTAAATACCCAGACTACCACCAGTGATAGCATTCCAGTGTCTGATAGTCGCGTCATTTGCACAGGTCAAAAACTCATCAGCTTTTATTGCCGCGATATCACGGACACAGTCAGTGTGACCTTCAAGTTTATGAACTTGTGTCCCGTCACGGCTCCAAACAATGACATTTTTATCTGCCGACCCCGTAACTATTGCCTTGTTCGGCAAGTCAGCAACGCACCAGATTGCTAATGAGTGACCATGCAGAGTCAGCAATGGCTCCTCTACATTATCAAGGCTCCATAATTTAGCACTCATGTCCCATGAGCTTGATAAAAATGTGCCTTCCTCAATGCCTATCCGTAAATTACAAACTGTGTCTGCGTGcgcctttatttttttcatgggctCAGTTTCCCCGagtttatatatacaaatataatgGTCATTACTACcagttattattaaactatttgGATATTTATCCGTTGGATTTAATACACATACTGAGCTCACGAAATTGGTATGCCCTTGCAAAGTAGCTGATAGACTGAAGTCAAAATCATCtctgtagaaaaattttatttaaaaattaaattgtcattttttggTGATGCTGgaggaattaaaatttataattgtaattagcgtataaataattaccggtTAGGTATCCATACACGTGCAGTTTTATCCCGAGATGCAGATACAATTGTTCCATTTTCAAAGGCTGAAATTGCACGGACATCTTCACTGTGCCCAACTAATGTGCAGCTCAATCTATACGGCAATTTGTCCattgtctttttttctttgttataaaaattttttaaaattacgcaAGTCACCcacagataaatattttaaatgatacgGGTAGGATTGATGCCATTGAAATAATACCACAACAGTAATCGTCTCCTTCTAGCAATTTGCCAAAgctgttgttttttttttgttttgcaaGTAACTGATAACGTCATCTAACTGCTGATTGGTAAATTATAATAAGCAACCAGGAACTtggaataaaagtaaaagcaAATGGAGATGTCGACACTGAAGAAAGATGgctttcaaaaataatcggtacgaaaatttaaattcaaaatattcaggATTCGAACACCAGGTGTCAGAGTATTTGTTTTCTATTGAAAATAGTTGACATCTAGATGTTCGCTTGTTTAagtattgacttttttttgctaacaAACTAAAGGCGGTAAATAGCCGgttgttttatcaataatcacGTTGCCGTTGGATTCTTGGGTTAGATTGTCAGTATTAGGATTAtcattactgtaattaattaattataaatcaatatgAAGATCGAGGAAGTTAAAAGTTCAGTTAAAACTCAAAGAATATCAGCCCATACTCATATCAAAGGCTTGGGTCTTGATGAAAATGGTATTGCAATACAATCAGCCGCTGGTCTTGTTGGTCAAGAAAGTGCACGAGAGGTTAGaactttgtttaattttttaaaaaatgtaatagtTATTGAcagaattatttgaattaatgttaaaatatttcaggCTGCAGGAATTGTCGTGGActtaataaaatcaaagaaaatggCTGGCCGTGCTATCTTGCTGGCTGGACCACCGGGTACTGGAAAAACAGCAATAGCTCTAGCAATTGCCCAAGAACTAGGTAACAAAGTACCATTTTGCCCGATGGTCGGGTCAGAGGTTTACAGTTCGGAAATCAAGAAGACGGAGGTGCTGATGGAGAATTTTCGTCGTGCTATTGGGCTGAGAATAAAAGAAACCAAGGAAGTTTACGAGGGTGAAGTGACAGAACTGACGCCAGTTGAGACGGAAAACCCGATGGGCGGGTACGGCAAGACTGTGTCACATGTCATCATCGGGCTGAAGACAGCCAAGGGTACGAAACAACTTAAACTGGATCCTTCAATCTATCAGTCGCTTCAGAAAGAGAAGGTTGAGACGGGAGATGTCATTTATATTGAGGCTAACAGCGGTGCTGTAAAAAGACAGGGTAGAAGTGATAATTACGCAACTGAATTCGATCTCGAAGCTGAGGAATACGTTCCTCTCCCAAAAGGTGACGTTCATAAAAAGAAAGAAGTTGTTCAAGATGTGACTCTTCATGACTTAGATGTAGCCAATGCTAAACCACAAGGTGGACAAGACATTATGTCGATGATGGGACAGCTGATGAAGCCtaaaaaaacagaaataaCAGGT
Above is a window of Microplitis demolitor isolate Queensland-Clemson2020A chromosome 1, iyMicDemo2.1a, whole genome shotgun sequence DNA encoding:
- the LOC103571265 gene encoding ruvB-like helicase 1; the encoded protein is MKIEEVKSSVKTQRISAHTHIKGLGLDENGIAIQSAAGLVGQESAREAAGIVVDLIKSKKMAGRAILLAGPPGTGKTAIALAIAQELGNKVPFCPMVGSEVYSSEIKKTEVLMENFRRAIGLRIKETKEVYEGEVTELTPVETENPMGGYGKTVSHVIIGLKTAKGTKQLKLDPSIYQSLQKEKVETGDVIYIEANSGAVKRQGRSDNYATEFDLEAEEYVPLPKGDVHKKKEVVQDVTLHDLDVANAKPQGGQDIMSMMGQLMKPKKTEITDKLRKEINKVVNQYIDQGIAELVPGVLFVDEVHMLDIETFTYLHRSLESAIAPIVIFATNRGHCVIRGTEDIVAPHGIPLDLLDRLLIIKTLPYSNAEIEQIIKLRAMTEGLQVDDEAFAALGELGTKTTLRYVVQLLTPASLTAKINGRSTIKKEDIQEVGSLFLDAKSSAKILTENKDKYMM